One window of the Trifolium pratense cultivar HEN17-A07 linkage group LG2, ARS_RC_1.1, whole genome shotgun sequence genome contains the following:
- the LOC123909295 gene encoding uncharacterized protein LOC123909295, with amino-acid sequence MTAESPRKDCQSQDILLTKWFLNACMFYYGNRPRSQENQEKQFVSKHINIIDPLRLDNNLGRSISKGSFYRIRSAFSLGAERMVRLLNCTEEYLIAEFDFFFKNTWNRHGNGYWIHVSIYNRYIRKVRKLTWQESEDEQAQASNKSRAIYQKPDNQLKESNQSSDACVVSQTQNSSPESAPIYSEAQNQHCNVFVSDTESELVHFSSSMSDSKMGSTSRSEVLDNLSFGPTSCDLRSENAVKSKNASNMELQKEEPDCSTITKSSSRSLHTLKPPQGQNLTINVGKDSVDPPAVVIKHGSVMNSAESCKYTPALESTSETNLSSLPPETTKPENVHGQSTVSSDTFRNESATSESVALNVHALQSPCASGSSVLQFPFKFNNISHVDILYGDFESYWANLKYGQHCVNGHSEEPVYFPPTVELPMDFQAQYYWNTRPSSSVNGVPLVVPGMPPTLASDSQIEGINQGVSFWLPGSSGGTGTFMPNPLTYHERNYVEEFYNEHQNANNISERQEDSNFNSRGRSSISDYRQPRNLNSNSRERFSSRGQNHYRRNEISEGKKEAPHQGEGEVSSSAVNEFENLEKDSKDNSP; translated from the exons ATGACAG CCGAGTCTCCAAGAAAAGATTGCCAAAGCCAAGACATACTGCTCACAAAGTGGTTCCTTAATGCTTGTATGTTCTATTATGGCAATAGGCCGCGCAGCCAGGAAAATCAAGAGAAACAATTTGTTTCCAAACACATCAATATTATAGATCCTTTGCGGTTAGACAACAACCTGGGGCGTAGCATCAGCAAAG GTAGCTTCTATAGGATAAGGAGTGCATTTAGTCTTGGTGCTGAGAGGATGGTGAGATTGCTGAACTGCACGGAAGAGTATCTAATCGCTGAATttgatttctttttcaaaaacacATGGAATAGACATGGTAATGGCTATTGGATTCATGTAAGCATTTATAATCGTTATATAAGAAAAGTTCGAAAGTTAACATGGCAAGAATCTGAGGATGAGCAGGCTCAAGCTTCTAACAAGTCTCGGGCTATTTACCAAAAGCCTGATAATCAATTAAAAGAATCAAATCAAAGCTCTGATGCTTGTGTTGTTTCTCAAACTCAAAACTCAAGTCCGGAATCTGCTCCTATATATAGTGAGGCTCAAAACCAGCATTGCAATGTTTTTGTATCAGACACAGAAAGTGAACTGgtccatttttcttcttcaatgtcTGATAGTAAGATGGGATCCACTTCAAGATCTGAAGTTCTAGACAATCTAAGTTTTGGGCCGACTTCTTGTGATTTGAGAAGTGAAAATGCAGTTAAATCAAAAAATGCTTCAAATATGGAACTGCAAAAGGAAGAGCCTGATTGCTCAACTATTACAAAAAGTAGCAGCAGGAGTCTCCATACACTGAAACCACCGCAAGGGCAAAATTTGACAATAAATGTGGGAAAAGACAGCGTTGATCCACCTGCTGTAGTAATCAAACATGGCAGTGTAATGAACTCAGCAGAAAGCTGTAAATACACACCAGCTTTGGAATCAACCTCAGAGACCAATCTTTCGTCCTTGCCTCCGGAGACTACTAAACCTGAAAATGTCCATGGTCAGTCAACTGTGAGCTCGGACACCTTCAGGAATGAGAGCGCCACTTCTGAATCCGTTGCTTTAAATGTTCATGCACTTCAATCACCATGTGCATCCGGTTCCTCTGTGTTACAATTTCCATTCAAATTCAACAATATCAGTCATGTTGATATTTTGTATGGTGATTTTGAAAGCTATTGGGCGAACCTTAAATATGGGCAGCATTGTGTGAATGGACACTCAGAGGAGCCTGTGTATTTTCCCCCCACTGTTGAACTGCCAATGGATTTTCAAGCACAATATTATTGGAACACGAGACCTTCAAGTTCTGTCAACGGTGTGCCTCTCGTAGTTCCTGGCATGCCACCAACGTTAGCTTCTGACTCGCAAATTGAGGGCATAAACCAAGGTGTTTCTTTTTGGCTTCCTGGATCTAGTGGAGGTACCGGAACTTTCATGCCAAACCCACTTACTTACCATGAG AGAAATTACGTCGAAGAGTTTTACAACGAACATCAGAATGCAAATAACATATCTGAGAGACAAGAGGATTCGAATTTCAATTCGAGGGGAAGGTCTTCTATATCCGATTACAGGCAGCCAAGAAATTTGAATTCTAATTCGAGGGAAAGGTTTTCCAGCCGTGGCCAGAATCATTACAGGCGAAATGAGATATCTG AAGGTAAGAAAGAAGCACCGCATCAAGGTGAAGGCGAAGTGTCAAGTAGTGCTGTtaatgaatttgaaaatttgGAAAAGGATTCGAAAGATAATTCTCCATAA